In a single window of the Dinghuibacter silviterrae genome:
- a CDS encoding TonB-dependent receptor, protein MKTFFFSIILLLAAVASARGTQPQPAATGALGAAHARIALRGRVTDGRGHPVVFASVTIKNTLEGASTDSAGYFSLETEQKGPLVLVVTAIGFKDLEVTVTPGADTIELRMTSVAKDLGEVVITAGTIEATDDRLLTVLKPVDLMSNAGSTGDIVGAVQNLPGVQRNGGDQTGLFVRGGDASETVVVVDGATQQNAFFSDVPGVGQRSRFTPFQLKGTSFSTGGYPARYGQALSSVLALQTTDLPDTTSVSLSANVAGLILSGALRNGNDGLEYFLNYTDFGPYYGLSKTNDAFFAKPVYAGVTTKWASKAADGGLYKVNFSYGTSHTGADVPDPDDYGRLVSYNLHNENFDLYNSYARPLSGRWRLLTDLGYSNNEDNILWNDTPFLRYDHRVQARVEATYQDRSHFRLTYGSEVQHFGYREQYDTLKGTFDETLLAGYTEAEYKPVRWLAVRPGFRAEYSALLGNADASPRMALAVRTGIHGQLGAATGLFYEEASANYLLFGYRPGFQEAIHYLVNYEWIRENRSFRLEAYYKRYRHLVREQGVPYTPNPYRTDFGTVDNTGYGFARGFDVFWRDKVSIPYIDYWITYSYVDTRRLYQNYLAEATPDFVSTHNLNLILKYLSANGHVFASAGYNYASGRPYYNPASATFFGDRASAYQNISGKVSYLATFHRVFAAFYVNVDDLTNYRNVLGYRYSADGAVKVPVLPPQNRSVLFGVYLSLTAFKKDDL, encoded by the coding sequence ATGAAAACCTTTTTTTTCTCTATCATATTGCTCCTGGCCGCAGTGGCCAGCGCCCGGGGGACGCAGCCACAGCCAGCCGCGACAGGCGCCCTGGGCGCGGCGCATGCGCGAATTGCGCTGCGCGGCCGTGTCACGGACGGCCGTGGCCACCCGGTCGTCTTCGCGTCCGTAACGATAAAGAACACACTGGAGGGCGCTTCGACGGATTCCGCGGGATACTTTTCGCTGGAGACGGAACAAAAGGGGCCCCTGGTCCTGGTGGTAACGGCTATCGGATTCAAGGACCTGGAGGTGACGGTCACACCGGGGGCGGATACTATAGAGCTCCGGATGACATCGGTGGCGAAGGACCTGGGGGAGGTGGTCATCACCGCCGGGACCATTGAGGCCACGGACGACCGCCTGCTGACCGTGTTGAAACCGGTGGATCTTATGTCAAACGCGGGGTCGACGGGGGACATCGTGGGTGCTGTGCAAAACCTGCCGGGTGTACAGCGCAACGGAGGTGACCAAACGGGTTTGTTTGTACGGGGAGGCGACGCGAGCGAAACGGTGGTGGTCGTCGACGGCGCCACGCAGCAAAACGCTTTTTTCAGCGACGTGCCGGGGGTGGGGCAGCGGAGCCGGTTTACACCTTTTCAGCTCAAGGGGACCTCTTTTAGTACCGGTGGCTATCCGGCCCGGTATGGACAAGCCCTTTCGTCCGTGCTGGCGTTGCAAACGACGGACCTCCCGGACACCACCAGCGTCTCCCTTTCGGCGAACGTGGCGGGGTTGATCCTGTCGGGGGCGTTGCGCAACGGAAACGACGGCCTGGAGTATTTTCTGAATTATACAGACTTCGGTCCGTACTATGGATTGTCCAAAACGAACGACGCGTTTTTTGCAAAGCCGGTCTATGCGGGCGTGACGACAAAATGGGCGTCGAAGGCGGCGGATGGGGGTTTGTATAAGGTGAATTTTTCCTACGGCACCAGCCATACGGGGGCGGATGTACCGGATCCGGACGACTATGGCCGCTTGGTAAGCTATAACCTTCATAACGAGAATTTCGACTTGTATAATTCTTATGCCCGCCCTTTGTCGGGGCGCTGGCGGTTGTTGACCGACCTTGGGTACAGCAACAACGAGGACAACATTCTTTGGAACGACACGCCCTTTCTGCGTTATGACCATCGTGTACAGGCCCGGGTGGAGGCGACCTACCAGGACCGGTCCCATTTCCGGCTGACTTATGGGAGCGAAGTACAGCATTTCGGGTACAGGGAACAGTATGACACGCTCAAGGGGACCTTTGACGAAACCCTGCTGGCAGGGTACACCGAAGCGGAGTATAAACCGGTTCGCTGGCTCGCGGTGAGACCGGGATTCCGGGCGGAGTACAGCGCCCTTCTTGGCAATGCCGATGCGTCGCCCCGGATGGCGCTGGCGGTTCGTACCGGCATCCACGGCCAACTGGGGGCGGCCACCGGTTTGTTCTACGAGGAGGCGTCCGCCAATTACCTTCTTTTTGGCTACCGGCCCGGGTTCCAGGAGGCCATCCACTATCTGGTCAATTACGAATGGATCCGCGAAAACCGTTCTTTCCGGTTGGAAGCCTACTACAAACGGTACCGCCACCTGGTCCGGGAGCAAGGTGTTCCGTACACCCCCAATCCGTATCGTACGGATTTTGGTACGGTGGACAATACAGGGTATGGCTTTGCCCGGGGGTTTGACGTGTTTTGGAGGGATAAGGTCAGTATTCCTTACATCGACTACTGGATTACCTATAGCTATGTGGACACCCGGCGGTTGTACCAGAACTACCTGGCAGAGGCCACCCCTGACTTCGTGTCCACCCACAACCTCAACCTGATCCTGAAGTATCTCTCGGCAAATGGACACGTCTTTGCCTCCGCGGGATACAACTATGCCAGCGGCCGGCCCTACTATAACCCGGCGTCCGCCACTTTTTTTGGCGACCGGGCCTCTGCCTATCAGAATATTTCGGGCAAGGTGAGCTACCTCGCCACCTTTCACAGGGTATTTGCTGCTTTTTATGTAAACGTGGACGACCTGACCAATTACCGGAATGTACTCGGATACCGGTATTCCGCCGACGGGGCGGTGAAGGTACCGGTGCTTCCGCCTCAGAACAGGTCGGTTCTTTTTGGTGTATACCTTTCTTTAACTGCCTTCAAAAAAGATGATTTGTGA
- a CDS encoding Na+/H+ antiporter — protein MQNYGFVLLILAVMIGLSALAQKARVPMPVLLITAGIVLGFIPSVPKVELDPDVIFLIFLPPLLFDAAFNIPAAEFRENLPTISTLAITLVFITTAGIAVAAKFLIPGMTWPLAFVLGAILSATDAVAALSITKGLGLPHKTTTILEGESLVNDASSLVAYNFAVGAVTGLAFVWWKAGIQFAILMAGGFLVGFVSGKVLSIILTRLKENYAVSVSFVFLAPFVTYLLAEALHVSGIIAVVVLGIGIGQFSNKVLPPHLKNQAKAFWEIIIFLLNGLIFILIGLEFPFVMAHIDHKRILPYLGYALVITVVALALRMSRIFLQQAGLQRAFQSTRRRRKPSEAALLDTRTSLIIGWSGMRGIVSLAIAIGLPYTFPERGMIIFISVAVVLFTIFGQGLTLPWLIRKLEKRLPI, from the coding sequence ATGCAGAACTATGGCTTCGTCCTGTTGATCTTAGCGGTCATGATCGGGTTGTCGGCGCTGGCGCAAAAGGCGCGCGTCCCTATGCCGGTATTGTTGATCACCGCGGGGATCGTATTGGGGTTTATTCCTTCTGTGCCAAAGGTGGAACTGGACCCGGATGTGATTTTCCTTATTTTCCTGCCGCCGCTTTTGTTTGATGCGGCTTTTAATATACCGGCGGCGGAATTCCGGGAGAACCTGCCGACGATCAGCACGCTGGCGATCACGCTGGTCTTTATCACGACGGCGGGGATCGCGGTGGCGGCGAAGTTCCTGATCCCGGGGATGACGTGGCCGCTGGCTTTTGTGTTGGGGGCTATCTTGTCGGCGACGGACGCGGTGGCGGCGCTGAGCATCACGAAGGGGCTGGGGCTTCCGCACAAAACGACGACGATCCTGGAGGGGGAGAGCCTGGTGAACGACGCCTCGTCGCTCGTGGCCTACAATTTTGCGGTGGGAGCGGTGACGGGACTGGCCTTTGTCTGGTGGAAGGCGGGGATCCAGTTTGCCATCCTGATGGCGGGTGGATTTCTGGTGGGCTTTGTGTCGGGCAAGGTGCTGTCGATCATCCTGACAAGGTTAAAGGAGAATTACGCGGTATCGGTGAGCTTTGTGTTCCTGGCGCCCTTTGTGACGTATCTGCTGGCGGAAGCGTTGCATGTATCGGGAATCATTGCGGTCGTGGTGTTGGGGATCGGCATCGGACAGTTTAGCAATAAGGTGCTGCCACCGCACCTGAAAAATCAGGCGAAGGCATTTTGGGAAATCATCATCTTCCTGCTCAACGGGCTCATATTTATCCTGATAGGGTTGGAATTTCCATTTGTGATGGCGCACATCGACCACAAGCGGATACTTCCCTACCTGGGATATGCGCTGGTCATCACCGTCGTGGCGCTGGCGCTGCGGATGTCGCGTATTTTCCTTCAACAGGCAGGGCTTCAACGGGCCTTCCAGTCGACGCGGAGACGCCGGAAGCCAAGCGAGGCAGCGCTTTTGGATACCCGGACGAGCCTGATCATCGGGTGGTCGGGTATGCGGGGGATTGTGTCCCTGGCGATTGCGATCGGTTTGCCGTATACTTTTCCAGAACGCGGCATGATCATCTTTATATCGGTGGCGGTGGTGCTTTTCACCATCTTCGGCCAGGGGCTGACGCTGCCGTGGCTGATCCGGAAACTGGAAAAGCGTCTGCCGATTTAG
- a CDS encoding helix-turn-helix transcriptional regulator has product MQDIFSAPQHVLSAGDDLRMVRYVQYEDTERACLSLDHSILSLVLKGRKHLYHTGGKVEIGPGEGFFAARGNYLRTERRGNGPGGYVTLVIRCSDAFLASLLLPSEPVSASLDPVMLLRQDPLIDDLVAQLSHYFDRFYEKPRLETVLPLKIRELLTLLATAPANKGFSTLLRKGPTAPSDPLHALMEAHYKEPLTLEQWAFLAGQSLSSFKRKFETVYGMPPRRWIQQRRLQEAHLLLTDARYNVTEVCYETGFQNLAHFIHAFKERYGITPKQRQLAPEPPAILFGR; this is encoded by the coding sequence ATGCAGGACATTTTTTCAGCCCCCCAACACGTCCTTTCCGCCGGTGACGACCTTCGGATGGTCCGCTATGTGCAATACGAGGACACCGAACGGGCCTGCCTGTCCCTGGATCACAGCATCCTTTCCCTCGTCCTGAAAGGCCGCAAACACCTCTACCACACCGGTGGCAAAGTAGAGATCGGCCCCGGCGAAGGTTTTTTTGCCGCCCGCGGCAACTACCTCCGCACTGAAAGAAGAGGAAACGGCCCCGGCGGTTATGTGACGCTCGTCATCCGGTGCTCCGACGCGTTTCTGGCTTCGCTCCTTCTTCCCTCTGAACCTGTCTCTGCTTCGTTGGACCCCGTCATGCTGCTCCGGCAGGACCCCCTCATCGATGACCTCGTCGCCCAGCTCTCCCATTACTTCGACCGCTTTTATGAAAAGCCCCGGCTCGAAACGGTTCTTCCATTAAAGATCCGTGAGCTCCTTACCTTACTCGCCACCGCCCCTGCCAATAAGGGTTTCAGCACCCTTTTGCGAAAAGGCCCCACCGCCCCCTCCGATCCCCTCCATGCCCTCATGGAAGCCCACTACAAGGAACCCCTTACCCTCGAACAATGGGCTTTTCTCGCTGGCCAAAGCCTGTCCTCTTTCAAGCGCAAATTCGAAACCGTCTACGGCATGCCCCCTCGCCGCTGGATCCAGCAACGCCGTCTCCAGGAAGCCCACCTCCTCCTGACCGACGCCCGGTATAATGTCACCGAAGTCTGCTACGAAACAGGCTTCCAAAACCTCGCCCACTTCATACATGCCTTCAAAGAACGCTACGGCATCACGCCCAAACAGCGCCAGCTCGCCCCTGAACCGCCCGCGATACTTTTTGGACGATAG
- a CDS encoding DUF5686 and carboxypeptidase-like regulatory domain-containing protein, producing MPRPLFILLIFVCCVRPAIGQVRIITGTVVDSASGSPLPNVSVTVKGARAGRITDAQGHFSIEVTGSARRLVFTATGYKALMVTVSDTTPIKVALTVAYTSMAEVVVKSKRHYRNKHNPAVELIREVIAHKSRNAPSSYPFLTFDQYEKLRLLSDQPPRFLREGSVLRKYSFILDNPDTTLVPGKHLIPLYMEETASRNYYRLSPLRRKQVILGHNRVNLGEYVDAGGIGAIIAWMYNDFSVYDNTMTIFTIQFMGPLADLAPQFYMYFIRDTSVENGTKVVHVSFMPRDPEDLLFRGELYIALDSSYAVRRADLQTGSHANLNWVRSFNAHQEFEKGPSERYYRSLARETAFLSPFPKSRGFFGERTMIVRQVNDSTLPDSVFHGLPVDTTLASVPLPDTFARPVPLTQSEAETFTRIDSLARMRSYRRTMDILTLLSVGYKTLGPIDLGRVGNFYSFNQLEGQRFQVGGRTNTHFSTRYFGDGYIAYGTKDRQWKYNLTATYSINHKSIYTYPFHFIQVNYQHDVKNPGQETEFTQNNSFLSSFSRGIGGKWLYSDVASVSYIREFGDHFSSTLQAKYWQQSPAQSLVYLYGTDTVRHLTTTQLSFTLGWAPHQQFYQGKLTRRTITNKYPVLSLQYSRGIKGLAGGEYNYDAFHLNVFKRWYVAPLGFTDITLDAGLITGNLPFPLLVIHPANTAYFYSFSAYNLMNVAEFVSDHYAGLNLEHYFNGFFFNRIPLLKRLRLREVVAGKILFGGVRSENDPLQNPEQMKFPALNGTNTIYTLGSSPYIEASVGIYNIFNILRLDYVQRFTYLGHPGISTSGIRFSTSLDF from the coding sequence ATGCCCCGTCCCTTATTCATATTGCTCATCTTTGTCTGCTGTGTCCGGCCGGCCATCGGCCAGGTCAGGATCATCACCGGTACCGTCGTGGATTCCGCCAGCGGTTCACCCCTTCCCAATGTAAGCGTGACCGTCAAGGGCGCGCGGGCAGGGCGAATCACGGACGCGCAGGGGCATTTTAGCATCGAAGTGACAGGGAGTGCCCGGCGGCTGGTGTTTACGGCCACGGGCTATAAGGCGCTGATGGTGACGGTTTCCGACACTACGCCTATAAAGGTGGCGTTGACAGTCGCCTATACCTCCATGGCGGAAGTGGTCGTCAAAAGCAAAAGACACTACCGGAATAAACACAACCCCGCGGTGGAACTGATCCGGGAGGTCATTGCCCACAAGTCCCGGAACGCACCTTCCTCCTACCCTTTCCTGACTTTTGACCAGTACGAAAAGCTGCGCCTTTTGTCGGACCAGCCGCCGCGTTTTCTCCGGGAGGGAAGCGTGCTCAGGAAATACAGCTTTATCCTTGATAACCCGGACACGACCCTGGTGCCGGGCAAACACCTCATTCCGCTGTATATGGAAGAAACCGCCTCCCGGAATTATTACCGGCTGTCACCCCTAAGGCGGAAACAGGTCATCCTCGGGCACAACCGGGTCAACTTAGGCGAATACGTGGACGCGGGCGGGATCGGCGCCATCATTGCCTGGATGTACAACGACTTTAGCGTGTACGACAACACCATGACGATTTTTACGATCCAGTTCATGGGGCCGCTGGCGGACCTGGCGCCACAGTTCTATATGTATTTTATCCGGGATACGTCGGTAGAAAACGGGACAAAAGTGGTACACGTTTCTTTTATGCCCCGCGACCCGGAGGACCTTCTTTTCCGGGGGGAATTATACATCGCCCTGGACAGCAGCTATGCCGTCCGGAGGGCGGACCTGCAAACGGGAAGCCACGCCAACCTGAACTGGGTCCGGTCGTTTAATGCCCACCAGGAATTCGAGAAGGGTCCGTCGGAACGGTACTATCGTTCCCTGGCGCGCGAGACAGCCTTTCTGAGTCCGTTTCCAAAAAGCAGGGGCTTTTTTGGAGAGCGGACGATGATCGTTCGCCAGGTGAATGATTCGACCTTACCCGACTCGGTTTTCCACGGGTTGCCGGTGGATACGACCCTGGCATCGGTTCCTTTGCCGGATACCTTTGCCCGCCCCGTGCCCCTGACCCAAAGCGAGGCGGAGACCTTTACGCGCATCGACAGCCTGGCCCGGATGCGGTCATACAGAAGAACCATGGATATCCTCACCCTGCTCTCGGTGGGGTACAAAACGCTGGGGCCCATCGACCTCGGCCGGGTGGGCAACTTTTATTCCTTTAATCAGCTGGAGGGGCAACGGTTCCAGGTTGGGGGCCGGACGAACACGCATTTCAGCACGCGCTATTTTGGAGATGGATACATCGCCTACGGGACAAAAGACAGACAGTGGAAGTACAACCTGACCGCTACCTATTCGATCAACCACAAATCGATTTATACCTATCCCTTTCATTTTATACAGGTCAATTACCAGCACGACGTAAAGAACCCGGGGCAGGAAACCGAATTCACCCAGAACAATAGTTTCCTGTCTTCCTTCAGCCGCGGCATTGGCGGCAAATGGCTGTACAGCGACGTGGCGAGCGTGTCCTATATCCGGGAGTTTGGAGACCACTTTTCCAGTACCCTCCAGGCGAAATACTGGCAACAAAGCCCGGCCCAGTCGCTGGTATACCTGTATGGCACCGATACCGTCCGCCACCTCACGACCACCCAATTGTCCTTTACGCTGGGCTGGGCGCCCCATCAGCAATTTTACCAGGGCAAACTGACCAGAAGGACGATCACCAATAAATACCCGGTCCTTTCGCTTCAATATTCCAGGGGCATCAAGGGGCTGGCGGGGGGCGAGTACAACTATGACGCCTTTCACCTGAACGTGTTCAAACGCTGGTATGTCGCACCCCTGGGTTTTACAGACATCACCCTGGACGCGGGGCTGATCACGGGCAATCTGCCTTTCCCGCTGCTCGTGATTCACCCGGCCAATACGGCGTATTTCTATAGTTTCAGCGCCTACAACCTGATGAACGTGGCCGAATTCGTCAGCGACCACTACGCGGGGTTGAACCTGGAGCATTATTTCAACGGCTTTTTCTTTAACAGGATCCCGTTACTCAAACGGCTACGCTTACGCGAAGTCGTCGCGGGAAAGATCCTGTTCGGGGGCGTCCGCAGCGAAAACGATCCCTTGCAAAACCCGGAGCAGATGAAGTTCCCGGCGCTCAATGGAACCAACACCATCTATACGCTGGGGAGTTCACCGTATATCGAGGCGAGTGTGGGGATTTACAACATCTTCAATATCCTGCGGCTGGATTATGTACAGCGGTTTACCTATCTGGGGCACCCGGGTATTTCCACCTCGGGGATACGCTTTAGTACCAGCTTGGATTTCTAA
- a CDS encoding YncE family protein — translation MYFLLIVLSLISGFDHPESVLPSGNVLYVSNIGRTLDATGKDGDGYISCVDLTTHKVTHFFDSLDAPKGMALYGQTLYVADIDHIVGIDIPTRRRVLDLPIPGTHFLNDLALGDGKLYASATDNGKVYEIDLSSLSCRALPLSDTVTGANGLCYDGAHHLLYCVGVGHWGSNDGRVVAIDLSSFSVTPLCNYRGLLDGVDRVGDTLYFSDWRGVQDSKGVILALDLRSHAVSEVPLGGGAGAARTFIAGPADFCVHGVEFIVPETLTGKILFIPRP, via the coding sequence ATGTACTTCCTTCTTATTGTCCTGTCCCTGATTTCCGGGTTCGATCACCCCGAAAGCGTCCTTCCCTCCGGCAACGTTTTGTACGTCTCCAACATTGGCCGCACCCTCGATGCCACCGGCAAAGACGGAGACGGCTACATCAGCTGCGTCGACCTCACCACCCACAAGGTCACCCACTTCTTCGACAGCCTCGATGCCCCCAAAGGCATGGCGCTCTACGGGCAGACCCTATACGTCGCCGATATCGACCACATCGTCGGCATCGACATCCCTACCCGCCGTCGCGTCCTCGACCTCCCCATCCCCGGCACCCACTTCCTCAACGACCTCGCCCTCGGCGACGGCAAACTCTACGCCTCCGCCACCGACAACGGAAAGGTCTACGAGATAGACCTCTCTTCGCTGTCCTGCCGTGCCCTGCCTCTGTCCGATACCGTCACCGGCGCCAACGGCCTTTGTTACGATGGCGCGCATCATTTGTTGTACTGTGTCGGTGTCGGTCACTGGGGCAGCAACGACGGCCGTGTTGTCGCCATCGATCTTTCTTCCTTTTCCGTCACCCCCCTTTGCAACTACCGTGGTCTCCTCGATGGGGTAGACCGGGTGGGGGATACCCTTTACTTCTCCGACTGGAGAGGTGTGCAGGATTCAAAGGGGGTGATTCTTGCGTTGGACCTGCGGTCGCACGCGGTTAGCGAGGTGCCGCTGGGCGGCGGCGCCGGTGCTGCCCGCACTTTTATTGCCGGCCCGGCCGATTTCTGCGTCCACGGCGTGGAATTCATTGTCCCGGAGACCCTTACGGGTAAGATTCTCTTTATACCGCGGCCCTAG
- a CDS encoding winged helix-turn-helix domain-containing protein, giving the protein MYRSLDPVLNTPVRLAVVSALIPLKQAGFSHLLEVTGTTQGNLSQQIRKLQEAGYIEIIKEYQNNYPHTLCKLTPEGKRAFERYVKDIKKYLHL; this is encoded by the coding sequence ATGTATCGCTCATTGGATCCTGTCTTGAATACGCCTGTCCGCCTGGCCGTGGTTTCCGCCCTGATTCCCCTGAAACAGGCCGGCTTCAGCCACCTGCTGGAGGTCACCGGCACAACCCAGGGCAACCTCAGCCAACAAATCAGAAAGCTGCAAGAGGCAGGGTACATCGAGATCATAAAGGAATACCAAAATAATTACCCTCATACCCTTTGCAAGCTTACCCCCGAGGGGAAGCGCGCGTTTGAGCGGTATGTGAAGGATATAAAGAAGTACTTGCACCTGTAA
- a CDS encoding TonB-dependent receptor: MRTRLALTVLVCCFFALQTNAQAKLRGSVKGAVADTAGKQSMEDATVSLTPEQDSTNIQFVITDKHGAFQFRSLPVGRYRLLITFEGYMHIAKAFTVSATHADYDYGTLYMQRITDKLPDLVIQSPPITIKKDTVEYNADMFATKPNAVAEDQIKKLPGIQVDASGNITAQGEKVQRVLVNGRRFFGDDPKLATRNLPPDIIEKYQVFDDLDDQSKFSGFDDGNRVKTINIITKRDKRKGYFGRAIAGLGTDETYNESANFHRFNNDQQISLLGEGNDINKQNFTVQDILGSSGSRKGSGGGPAAATYQGGSGITTVWAGGANYRDDWGPKMDVAGSYFYNYNHVSTNTQSLTERFFDQNQDTSNTTQRTSPAIARTTNQRANFNLEDRIDSNDALVARPNIAFQTTSPNSSSVSSTVDQNGRPINSSTSNAYGTTSGFNINGSNLTYRHKFGKAHRTLSLDLTGTVNNNQGDGYNNAVNTFYNLDSTQTLRQYYNDTLRSATLSPTLSYTEPVTRNSIFELNYNHTYTKNVATNNTYDYDNAVKGYTSFDSLFSNSYRFLSNSDRFTLNYRVQNPRYNLSVGSGVQFIHFNSLNTTKDIDVAHSFVNLTPTVNFTYSFSSYQRLRFYYMGRTGTPSASQLQPLTTTSDDINYTVGNPNLKPQFTHSIRMLYSSFNPSNQNVLFATLNASTIVNDIQSEITPNNKGGQTTTSVNLNGTYNVAGYFEYGFALKHPKSNLNFITNINYNQSQTLVDSAHDYSKNTGLSEELSWTTNIKKNFDMNLSANSTYNIALNTLRPSQDFDNFSEVVTAEITAYTNSGWLIATDFTYTYTNNRTPGYNASVPLLSPSIAKELFKKKNGELRLSVFDLLNENTSVSKTVSLNQVSDSRTTTLTRYVMLTFTYNLNNFAGSKQRRMPGVFPGRFRDGGFGGGGGFRKGG; the protein is encoded by the coding sequence ATGAGAACGCGACTGGCCTTGACGGTGCTGGTCTGCTGCTTTTTTGCCCTTCAAACCAACGCCCAGGCGAAGCTCAGGGGTTCCGTAAAAGGCGCAGTAGCGGACACCGCGGGCAAACAAAGCATGGAGGACGCTACGGTGTCCCTGACACCGGAACAAGACTCCACCAACATCCAGTTTGTCATCACGGACAAACATGGGGCTTTCCAGTTCAGAAGCCTGCCCGTGGGCCGGTACCGGCTGCTGATCACCTTTGAGGGATATATGCACATTGCCAAAGCGTTTACCGTAAGTGCTACGCACGCGGACTATGACTATGGCACCTTATATATGCAAAGGATCACGGACAAATTGCCGGACCTGGTGATCCAAAGTCCACCGATTACCATCAAAAAAGATACGGTCGAATACAACGCGGATATGTTTGCCACCAAGCCGAATGCGGTGGCGGAGGATCAGATCAAAAAGCTACCGGGGATACAGGTGGACGCGAGTGGCAACATCACTGCCCAGGGGGAGAAAGTGCAGCGGGTATTGGTGAACGGGCGGCGGTTTTTCGGGGACGACCCGAAACTCGCGACGCGCAACCTGCCGCCGGACATCATCGAGAAGTACCAGGTGTTTGACGACCTGGACGACCAGAGCAAGTTTTCGGGGTTTGATGATGGGAACAGGGTGAAGACGATCAATATCATTACCAAAAGGGACAAACGAAAGGGCTATTTCGGGCGGGCGATCGCGGGGCTGGGGACGGACGAGACGTATAACGAGAGCGCCAATTTCCACCGTTTTAACAACGACCAGCAGATCTCGCTGCTGGGAGAGGGCAACGACATCAACAAACAAAACTTTACAGTCCAGGACATCCTGGGGTCCTCGGGGAGCCGGAAGGGCAGCGGGGGCGGGCCGGCGGCGGCCACGTACCAGGGCGGATCGGGGATCACCACGGTCTGGGCAGGGGGCGCCAACTACAGGGACGACTGGGGGCCGAAGATGGATGTGGCCGGCAGTTATTTCTACAACTATAACCATGTCTCTACGAATACCCAAAGCCTGACCGAGCGCTTTTTTGACCAAAACCAGGATACCTCCAACACGACGCAGCGGACCTCGCCTGCCATCGCGCGGACCACGAACCAGCGCGCGAACTTTAACCTGGAGGACAGGATCGATTCAAACGACGCTTTGGTCGCCCGCCCCAATATCGCGTTCCAGACGACCAGCCCGAACTCCTCGTCCGTTTCCTCCACCGTGGACCAGAACGGGCGGCCCATCAACAGTTCCACGTCAAACGCCTATGGCACCACATCCGGCTTTAACATCAACGGCTCGAACCTGACGTACCGGCACAAATTTGGCAAGGCACACCGGACCCTGTCACTGGACCTTACCGGGACGGTGAACAACAACCAGGGGGACGGATACAACAACGCGGTCAATACCTTTTACAACCTGGATTCGACACAGACGCTCAGACAGTATTACAACGATACGCTGCGGTCGGCCACCCTGAGCCCTACCCTGTCGTATACGGAACCGGTGACACGGAACTCCATCTTCGAGCTGAACTACAACCATACCTATACCAAAAACGTCGCCACGAACAACACCTACGACTATGACAATGCGGTGAAAGGCTATACGAGCTTTGACAGCCTTTTCTCGAATTCCTACCGGTTCCTGTCAAACTCGGACCGGTTTACGCTGAACTACCGGGTTCAAAATCCCCGGTACAACTTAAGCGTCGGTTCGGGAGTCCAGTTTATCCATTTCAACAGCCTTAATACGACAAAGGACATAGACGTGGCGCACAGCTTTGTGAACCTGACGCCCACGGTCAATTTTACGTATTCGTTTTCCTCCTATCAGCGGCTGCGGTTCTATTACATGGGCCGGACGGGGACGCCGTCCGCCTCCCAGCTCCAACCCCTCACAACGACCAGCGACGACATCAACTATACAGTGGGCAACCCGAACCTGAAGCCGCAGTTTACACACAGCATCCGGATGCTGTACTCGTCCTTCAACCCCTCTAACCAAAACGTGCTGTTCGCGACACTGAACGCGAGCACGATCGTCAATGACATCCAAAGCGAAATCACACCCAACAACAAGGGCGGGCAAACGACGACGTCGGTGAACCTGAATGGGACGTACAATGTGGCGGGTTATTTCGAATATGGGTTTGCCCTTAAACATCCGAAGTCGAACCTCAATTTTATTACCAACATTAATTACAACCAGAGCCAGACGCTGGTAGACTCAGCCCATGACTATTCAAAAAATACTGGCCTCTCCGAAGAACTCTCCTGGACAACAAACATCAAAAAGAACTTTGACATGAACCTGAGCGCGAATTCCACCTATAACATCGCGCTCAATACGTTGCGGCCCAGCCAGGACTTTGACAACTTTTCGGAGGTTGTCACGGCGGAAATCACGGCCTATACCAACAGCGGCTGGCTGATCGCCACGGACTTTACCTACACGTATACCAACAACCGGACGCCGGGGTATAACGCCAGCGTGCCGCTCCTGAGCCCGTCCATCGCCAAGGAACTTTTTAAGAAAAAAAACGGGGAGCTCCGATTAAGCGTCTTCGACCTTTTGAACGAAAACACCTCGGTCAGCAAAACCGTGAGCCTGAACCAAGTCTCGGACAGCAGAACGACGACGCTCACGCGATACGTGATGCTTACTTTTACGTACAATCTAAACAACTTTGCCGGTTCCAAGCAACGGCGGATGCCCGGGGTCTTCCCGGGGAGGTTCAGGGATGGCGGCTTTGGCGGAGGAGGCGGTTTCCGGAAGGGAGGCTAA